In Zingiber officinale cultivar Zhangliang chromosome 3A, Zo_v1.1, whole genome shotgun sequence, the DNA window CACCTTTAGAATTCATCAAATTATAAGAGTTGAATatcttaattaaaaaaactaCTGTAGAAAAATTTACTGGTGGATTCGAAAGTtgcaaaaaagtaaaaaatttatagaaaaaggaaaattttttaaaaaatcttcatGGAATACTTTAGGCGTGAAAATTTCTTTATTAATATTAAGAAAGAcacgagtttttttttttcacttttctttattatatttaGAAAGTGAGATTtctccaattttttatgtgaaaataaatatttattttatgctATAAACCTAGCTACGCAACTTTTATCTTAGCAATTTACCATATTACATACATAACTTTTTAAAAAAGTTACAAAAACAATTTTTAtatttaccaaaagacacatttaCTTTTCAATATTCTTTTTTTCTCcttataaaaaattgtaaaaaacaaCCAGGAAACTTCGTCCATCAATTTTGAGACCACAATCAAACTCACCATCATCATATTATTAATCAAATTTTgagtaatataaaatataaaaaagctCAATTTCCTATTGAATTGAGCTTGCTACCACTCCTTAGAACACCAAgttccaagtttttttttttgaaaattcattaagaGAAAATGGATTTTTCATGATGAGAAAAATGCATTAGaactaaaaatattaaagaagaaaaaaaatcattttatatcTAAAAGAAATGAATCAAACTAAAAAACTAaaccaaattaaacttaaacttctgTCATAACTAAGACAATTATCAACTTAAAACTTCAAAGTTTCCTCTTTTGAAGAGAACTTACCGAATAAATTCTTACAAACTTTATAGAAGTTAAATTCCTAATTTACACTATTTAAAATATTTGGGAAGTTGGACCTGACTCCTAGCACTTTTAGATTGCACTAAAAGTTTAGTGAACAACATTCCTCTTAATATCTACAAGTTGAGGTATTTTCACAAATGCTCTAAGAAAACATTCCTCTTATTGCACTCATTTAAAGGTAGTACGAAGCATAAAACTCACAACACATGATGTTTGTTTCCATCTCTACAGAATGCATGAAAATTCCCTATAATAGCCTAGCAAGAAATCTAGCGTGCGAACCAAGAGAGAACCTACTGCTGCAATGTGGGAAAATGTCACTTTGTCATCTCTTGGCAATCTTAGTCTTAGTCGATCGTGCAGATTTAGAAGTCGAGGCAGAGCGTGGGCCAGCTTTTTCTATTGCATGTATATCTTTGGTAAATGCATCGTTCATATCTTCCAGAATCTCATTATACCTGTTTTTTCGCTCTTCAGTGTCGATGTGTTCGATGATAGACAGCTCCGACAAATCATCACCCAGTATCTTCTCAATCACTCTGGAGCATCGCGGAAAGAACTGCATTCCAAGTTGCACTGGAGAGGGAAATTCAAACTCATCACTTGCTCAAACAGTTTATCACACTCAAAGTATCagctaaacaatgaagatatggTCATCTAAAATCAGAATCATTTACATGGATAGGCTAAAACAAGAACATAAACATATGTATgagcaaaagaaaaataaaggcaTATGGTTGGTTTGTGTAAGTTTTCCTAAACTGTCATATGCGAAAAGAGTTGCCGACTAATTTGTTGATTTCTTTCCCTGTAGAAATACATAATTTAATAACAAGAATAAAGGTCCTGGTCTTatgaaaaagttcaaagaatccTACATAATTTGTATCATTAGGAAATGGGTCcaatcatttatgtgtctatctttaAGAATTTTCCTTAAGAATATCATTTCTCATTTAtagaattttgacatttctttctGTCAGAATAAGTTTTTCAGAGAAAATCCATCGCGCCAAGATGGCAATCAAGTGAGACTAAATGATCTTTATGATTCTTgaagctgtttttttttttttttttttttttgcgtgaGATTTTCTTAGTAACAAGTGCGGAATATCATTTCAACAGGATCTAGTGAATTTGTCTTCAATTTCGATAGTTGATGATCAATGGGTAATGCATATTGTGACCATTAAAGTTGAGGTCTTTTAAAATTATAATGAGAAAGTAGGTAGACTTTTCCTCTCCCTAATTGTGTGATAATAATGGAATATCAACCAAAGCACATTCAGGCAATAAACAAAGGAAGAAACTTCAATTCTAAGTTATGTGCATGACATTGGAAATTTCACATATATGTTTCTCAGACAATTTGTTGGGAGTTAGACTGCAAACAATGATTCGGTCCAAAGAATAGTATTTTTTTTCCATGGTTGGATACATTTGGTGTGTTTCAGAAGCAATTTTTGGTCAATGTTGCAATTTCAGGAATATTGTGGGAATTGCAATCATCTGCTTCAGCAAGTAGGGTATAGTCGATCCCATATAAATCTTTTGCAGATTCATTGATACCAGATTAGCTATCGACATAATTTGAAACAGCTCCTGAGAATAGAACAAAATACCTGTCTTTGATAGAGCTTCTATTCGCGATAAGTGCTCTTTCGTCATCTTAAAAGACATTTTGACTACATCCTCAGCAGATCTCTTGTTTCCAGCACAAAGATAGAAGCTTGACTTGAACTTTGGTGTACCCTCCACGTTAGCTAATTTCATGGCAGCTTTCGCTTCTGTTGGATATAATCTCTCTGCTAGCCAAACTGCACCATGGTAAAATACATCTTCAGCAACTTAAGTACATTAGTTAGTCCTTAAAATATGAGGAACAATTTTCCAACAATCATTTCAGTGAGGAAAAAAtgagttttttcttcttctaattgGCATAACTTTTAAGATGATAAAAGATGGACGACATGAAGAGCAAGATGCCGAGACAAAAAAGAGGTTAATTTCCAGATTGCATTGTAATATTACCTCTACTTTCCAGGTACAATAACTTCTCGAGCGGATTGTCGCTTTTCATCTCAGCTGGAACTGAAGTTACTTCTGTGGATGAATCTCTGTGTTCAGCTTGCTCCAACATCTCAATGCACAGGCGTTCCTTGGGGGAAGGCTTACATTGTTCAGTTTCTCTGCAGTAATCCATATATCTGGTAAGCCTCTTGGCAATTTGAAGTGCTGTTCTTCCATCTGGTGTTGTCTCAAATGGTTGGGCTCCCTTTGTTAACAAGGACATAATGATTTCAGGTTCCTTACGCATTGCAGCCATATGGAGCACGGTGTAATTCCTGTGGTCTCTGCCATTGACATCTGCACGATTAAGATCCAGAAGCTCTTTTGTAATCTTGAGATCACAATAGCCAACTGCATAATGCAGGGCTTTTGCATCGTCCAAGTTGGTGTTTCTTTCATCCAAAAGCATTTTGACTAATTCGATATCATCTAAATCGAGAGCACTAAAGATGCTCTTTTCATGCTTATCAGGGATACCGTTCTGTCTTCCATTCAGTCCCAAATCTGAACGGAGCTGCTGAATTTGACATACAACATCTGGTGGCAACTTTTTCTCAAGGGTAATGTAATTAATATCAGATTCAACAACTATGCAGATGCACTTGTCAACCAATCTCTGGCAAAATCTTTTGCTCAGATTTGCAACGAATAAAACTGACAAGATGTCGTCTGTTGCTACCTTCTCAAGAATGTCAAGAAGCCGTCGCTGCAATCAGAAAGTAGTAGAATCTTGTGAAGAAAGTTTCAGATTGGCAAAATAGCAAGCACCTGCTAAGGGCTACTGAAAATCTAATCTACCAAAGAATCAAAACCGCCTAATTTGATAGGAACGATTTGCACTAACGTTTTCTGGAAGACGCAAAATAGGATCAAAAACCAGTTTTTTTGGC includes these proteins:
- the LOC122051214 gene encoding BTB/POZ domain and ankyrin repeat-containing protein NPR1-like; its protein translation is MEASHPFSDSDITSAGLYYADPSPSPPIPPAEVAALSRLSEHLASLLRAPTLDFCSDASIFVRSVGEENPLSVRVHRCVLAARSPFFRDKFAEGAKELELEKLVGDFEVGLQALQTVIQYVYTGRLEELPVGVAECVDESYCRHEACWPAVHFMLQVLHAASTFDINELVSVFQRRLLDILEKVATDDILSVLFVANLSKRFCQRLVDKCICIVVESDINYITLEKKLPPDVVCQIQQLRSDLGLNGRQNGIPDKHEKSIFSALDLDDIELVKMLLDERNTNLDDAKALHYAVGYCDLKITKELLDLNRADVNGRDHRNYTVLHMAAMRKEPEIIMSLLTKGAQPFETTPDGRTALQIAKRLTRYMDYCRETEQCKPSPKERLCIEMLEQAEHRDSSTEVTSVPAEMKSDNPLEKLLYLESRVWLAERLYPTEAKAAMKLANVEGTPKFKSSFYLCAGNKRSAEDVVKMSFKMTKEHLSRIEALSKTVQLGMQFFPRCSRVIEKILGDDLSELSIIEHIDTEERKNRYNEILEDMNDAFTKDIHAIEKAGPRSASTSKSARSTKTKIAKR